The Pseudorasbora parva isolate DD20220531a chromosome 16, ASM2467924v1, whole genome shotgun sequence genome includes a region encoding these proteins:
- the ccnl1a gene encoding cyclin-L1a, with protein MEASMATGPAANPPANSEGILIGDKVYSEVFLTIDNSLIPEEKLSPTPSMQDGLDLYVETDLRILGCELIQSAGILLRLPQVAMATGQVLFHRFFYSKSFVKHSFEIVAMACMNLASKIEEAPRRIRDVINVFHHLRQLRGKRSPSPLILDQNYINTKNQVIKAERRVLKELGFCVHVKHPHKIIVMYLQVLECEKNQMLVQTAWNYMNDSLRTNVFVRFQAETIACACIYLAARVLQISLPSRPLWYLLFGATEEEIKEICTTTLKLYTRKKPNYDFLEKEVDKRKVALQEAKLKAKGLNPDGTPALSTLGGFSPGSKPCSPNIMKADESPNPQTLKAMKKEPEDRPQGSKSPHNGLRKENKLGRNSRSASRSRSRTRSRSRSRSPRRHYNNRHSHSGTYSSRSRSRSHSRSPSPRRHANHGPPSPLLPHLKSKQRSDDLHQHSRHGHKRKRSRSRSRSTSKPRERDRERERERDRDRGSSDLAKKHKHERGGGHHRDRRERSRSYERSHKSKHHSSSHSSHSRHRR; from the exons ATGGAGGCGTCGATGGCCACCGGTCCCGCCGCAAACCCGCCCGCTAATAGCGAAGGCATATTAATAGGGGATAAAGTGTATTCCGAAGTCTTCCTCACCATCGATAATTCTTTGATTCCAGAGGAAAAGCTTTCCCCAACCCCGTCTATGCAGGATGGCCTCGACCTGTACGTCGAGACCGACCTGCGAATCCTGGGTTGCGAGCTTATCCAGTCCGCCGGAATCCTGCTGCGCCTGCCGCAG GTTGCCATGGCGACCGGACAAGTGCTTTTTCATCGCTTCTTCTACTCGAAGTCTTTCGTGAAACACAGTTTTGAG ATTGTTGCCATGGCCTGTATGAACTTGGCTTCAAAGATCGAAGAAGCCCCTCGACGAATTAGAGATGTCATCAATGTGTTTCATCATTTGAGGCAGCTCCGAGGCAAAAG GAGTCCAAGTCCACTGATACTTGATCAGAACTACATAAACACCAAAAACCAGGTGATAAAAGCTGAACGGCGTGTGCTGAAGGAGCTGGGCTTCTGCGTCCACGTCAAACACCCACACAAG ATAATCGTCATGTATCTGCAAGTCCTTGAATGTGAGAAGAACCAAATGTTGGTCCAGACAGCATG GAACTACATGAACGACAGCCTTCGCACTAATGTGTTTGTGAGATTTCAAGCTGAGACTATCGCCTGTGCCTGCATTTACCTCGCTGCACGAGTGCTACAG ATATCGTTACCCTCTCGGCCGCTCTGGTACCTGCTGTTTGGTGCTACGGAGGAGGAGATCAAAGAAATATGTACAACCACTCTGAAGTTGTACACCAGAAAAAAA CCAAATTATGATTTCCTGGAGAAGGAAGTGGACAAGAGGAAGGTGGCTCTACAGGAAGCCAAACTGAAAGCCAAAGGACTGAATCCAGATGGCACTCCTGCTCTCTCCACATTGGGTGGATTTTCTCCTGGATCCAAACCAT GTTCTCCTAATATAATGAAAGCAGATGAGTCTCCCAACCCTCAAACGCTTAAGGCCATGAAGAAAGAACCAGAAGATCGGCCTCAGGGCTCCAAGAGCCCACACAACGG ACTCAGGAAGGAAAATAAGTTAGGTCGGAACAGTAGGAGTGCAAGTCGTTCTCGTTCCAGAACGAGATCCCGGTCCAGATCTCGCTCTCCCAGACGACA TTACAATAACAGGCACAGTCACTCCGGCACCTACAGCTCTCGCTCCCGGAGTCGCTCTCACAGCCGCAGCCCATCTCCACGCCGACACGCTAACCACGGCCCTCCGTCTCCCCTCCTGCCACACTTGAAGTCAAAGCAGCGTTCGGACGATCTTCACCAGCATAGTAGACACGGCCACAAAAGGAAACGGTCGCGCAGCCGCTCGCGTTCCACCAGCAAGCCCCGCGAGCGGGAcagagagcgcgagagagagcggGACCGGGATCGAGGTTCTTCTGACCTGGCGAAGAAGCACAAGCACGAGCGTGGCGGCGGCCATCACCGCGACCGGCGGGAACGCTCGCGCTCGTATGAACGTTCCCATAAAAGCAAACACCACAGCAGCAGCCATTCAAGCCACAGTCGACACAGACGCTGA
- the ankrd67 gene encoding ankyrin repeat domain-containing protein yields MAHAGPEMHWKWLELHDSVSMGSVERKFRTSVGTRQWRIHRRPKPRHSLLDERRLHYAAWDGCLEQVRTMLERGVPANCQDPYGWTAVHHASFKGHLMLIKFLLQTGQVEVNSQDFFNCTPLHRSCSGGNPETTAFLLQKGASHSERSCSGQTPLHLAAASGHLGTARVLLQYLASPNPQDFHKWTPLHWAVFGGWGDVAELLLDNGADVEGKGVGMSPLQLAVLTGNEAGVRLLLHRGADANMRGPNGRTALHLCAYSGDKKILQQLLTGGARVDVRDGDVASPLHLAARSGSRAVVHLLILNGAGLEDRDNLKMTPLHYSALRDNAEASKLLLHYGADVNAVERLGQTPLHLAAERGHCKVFKVLLDKGADPAVMSSWRETAEDIARTHNQPGIVQLLQQHQTVKMSNQVQDSVHTEKKKL; encoded by the exons ATGGCCCATGCAGGCCCAGAGATGCACTGGAAATGGTTGGAGCTCCATGACTCGGTGTCCATGGGGTCTGTGGAGAGGAAGTTCCGGACATCTGTAGGAACAAGACAGTGGAGGATCCACCGTCGACCCAAACCCAGGCACTCTCTCTTGGATGAGCGGAGGCTGCACTATGCTGCTTGGGACGGTTGTCTGGAGCAAGTCAGGACCATGCTGGAACGTGGGGTGCCTGCTAACTGCCA GGACCCGTATGGTTGGACAGCTGTCCACCACGCCTCTTTCAAGGGTCACCTCATGCTGATCAAGTTCCTGTTGCAAACCGGCCAGGTGGAGGTAAATAGCCAAGACTTCTTCAACTGCACTCCCCTGCACCGCTCTTGCAGCGGAGGGAACCCCGAGACCACAGCCTTTCTCCTCCAGAAGGGTGCATCGCATTCTGAAAGGTCCTGCTCTGGCCAGACGCCCCTTCACCTGGCTGCAGCCAGCGGACACCTGGGCACGGCTCGGGTTTTGCTCCAGTACTTGGCCTCCCCAAACCCTCAAGACTTTCATAAGTGGACACCCCTGCATTGGGCAGTTTTTGGAGGCTGGGGGGATGTGGCGGAGCTCCTGCTAGATAATGGGGCAGACGTGGAAGGAAAAGGTGTGGGCATGAGTCCTCTGCAGCTGGCAGTGTTGACAGGGAATGAGGCGGGGGTGAGACTGCTGCTGCACCGAGGTGCAGATGCCAATATGAGGGGTCCAAATGGTCGCACAGCCTTGCACCTTTGTGCCTACTCTGGAGACAAGAAG ATCCTCCAGCAACTGTTAACAGGAGGGGCCAGGGTTGATGTCAGGGATGGAGATGTGGCATCTCCGCTGCATCTGGCTGCCCGCAGTGGCTCCAGGGCTGTAGTGCACTTGTTGATTCTGAATGGAGCAGGACTTGAGGACAGGGACAACCTTAAAATGACGCCACTGCACTACTCAGCACTCAGGGATAATGCTGAGGCTTCCAAACTGTTGCTGCATTACGGGGCAGATGTGAATGCTGTGGAGAGGCTCGGACAGACACCTTTGCACCTGGCCGCAGAGAGGGGTCACTGTAAG GTTTTCAAGGTTCTGCTTGACAAAGGTGCTGATCCTGCTGTAATGAGCAGCTGGAGAGAGACAGCAGAGGACATTGCAAGAACACACAATCAGCCAGGCATCGTCCAGCTCCTTCAGCAACACCAGACTGTCAAGATGAGCAATCAAGTTCAGGACAGTGTGCATACAGAGAAGAAAAAACTGTGA